The following coding sequences are from one uncultured Bacteroides sp. window:
- a CDS encoding helix-turn-helix domain-containing protein, with translation MKFPFSFFILGLLVISFAPLYAQNNIPKNSDDINERINYLRTKKDNLYALKELSFLHLAKSDYSKGIYYAEQLRHKGEAEQNDYFRLYSYIYLGQGLMMKGYEKPSKFYLNKSLKLAQELKNDSALCSVYNGLGLYTANIEMDYYHSISYFFKGIEIAKKNNNEQLLSILLCNLGGMYYLLNDTTGLKYSLECYELGHKREDTYTIMCGAVNTAYVYYLKENYTEALKYAREAEFIMERNGFYDLSNVYNLLGYISYKTGDNSTAVAYFDKALQEKDYAHASSIASTYLGYANVLSKERRYEEAVVFLKKGLDVSASRHNKIFRHSLLQALSNCYEQMGNYAAALKYYKDFRKEKDIVFNEEKERSLNELRVKYDVEKKENELVNGKLSLLQKEKKIQYLTFGFLLIVLALSFTYYLYYKKNRLYLKIVQQNQEAIKREENLRSEIKRLKKEGVKAKNESSEKYAASSLTDEKMAELYYMLNQLMQESKVYRDNFITKEKVAEMLNTNRTYLSQVINEQTGKTFTHYINSFRVEEAVRLLSDPTNDMPLKALSSELGFNSISTFYSVFQSSVGMPPSLYRSKVLDLQKVR, from the coding sequence ATGAAGTTCCCTTTTTCATTTTTTATCTTGGGATTGCTTGTTATTTCATTTGCCCCACTCTATGCGCAAAATAATATCCCGAAGAATTCGGATGATATTAATGAACGTATTAATTATCTGCGTACTAAAAAGGATAATCTTTATGCTTTAAAAGAACTTTCTTTCCTTCATTTAGCTAAATCCGATTATTCTAAAGGTATTTATTATGCGGAGCAATTACGTCATAAAGGAGAGGCTGAGCAGAATGATTATTTCCGATTGTATTCTTATATTTATTTGGGGCAGGGATTAATGATGAAAGGCTATGAAAAACCTTCCAAATTTTATCTGAACAAGTCTCTAAAATTGGCACAAGAACTGAAAAATGACTCAGCGCTCTGTTCTGTTTACAATGGCTTGGGTTTGTATACTGCGAATATTGAAATGGATTATTATCATTCTATTTCTTATTTTTTTAAAGGGATAGAAATAGCTAAGAAAAATAATAATGAGCAATTACTTTCCATCTTATTATGCAATTTGGGGGGCATGTACTATTTGCTGAATGATACTACTGGACTGAAATATTCCTTGGAGTGTTATGAATTGGGCCATAAACGTGAAGACACCTATACTATAATGTGTGGTGCAGTCAACACGGCTTACGTCTATTATCTCAAAGAGAATTACACAGAGGCTTTAAAGTATGCTAGAGAGGCGGAATTTATTATGGAACGAAATGGCTTTTATGATTTAAGTAATGTTTATAATCTATTGGGATATATTTCTTATAAAACGGGAGATAACTCTACGGCGGTGGCTTACTTTGATAAAGCTCTTCAAGAAAAGGATTATGCTCATGCTTCATCCATAGCCAGTACTTACCTCGGGTATGCGAATGTATTGTCAAAGGAAAGACGTTATGAAGAGGCTGTCGTCTTTTTAAAAAAGGGACTTGATGTTTCTGCTAGTAGGCATAATAAGATATTTCGTCATTCTCTGCTTCAGGCTCTGTCTAATTGCTATGAACAAATGGGAAATTATGCTGCTGCGTTGAAATATTATAAAGATTTCCGTAAAGAAAAAGATATTGTTTTTAATGAGGAGAAGGAGCGTTCTCTTAATGAACTGAGGGTAAAATACGACGTAGAAAAGAAAGAGAATGAACTTGTTAATGGGAAATTAAGCTTGTTGCAAAAGGAGAAGAAAATTCAATATCTCACCTTTGGTTTTCTTTTAATAGTTCTCGCTCTTAGTTTTACCTATTACCTCTATTATAAGAAGAATCGTTTGTATTTAAAGATTGTGCAACAAAATCAAGAAGCGATTAAGCGTGAAGAAAATCTGCGCTCTGAGATTAAGCGATTGAAAAAAGAGGGAGTTAAGGCAAAAAATGAATCATCGGAAAAATACGCAGCCTCTTCATTAACTGATGAAAAGATGGCTGAACTTTATTATATGCTTAATCAACTGATGCAAGAGAGCAAAGTATATAGAGATAATTTTATCACTAAAGAGAAAGTTGCGGAAATGCTGAATACGAACCGTACTTATTTGTCTCAAGTCATCAATGAACAAACAGGTAAAACCTTTACGCATTATATTAACTCTTTTAGAGTGGAAGAAGCGGTTCGTCTTTTATCTGATCCGACTAATGATATGCCCCTTAAAGCGCTTTCTTCTGAACTAGGTTTTAACTCTATTTCTACCTTTTATAGTGTATTTCAATCGTCTGTAGGAATGCCTCCTTCTTTATACCGCTCCAAGGTTCTTGATCTTCAAAAAGTTAGGTGA